In the Setaria italica strain Yugu1 chromosome VI, Setaria_italica_v2.0, whole genome shotgun sequence genome, one interval contains:
- the LOC111257692 gene encoding double-strand-break repair protein rad21 homolog codes for MFYSHTILAWKSPLGTVWIAAHLERKIKKPQIDGIDIPTYAESIMFPEVPIALRLSGHLLLGLVRIYSWKVNYLFQDCNRMITTIRTTFVAVEIDLPVEVEPAPFDSIRLPLTLNLDDLNLDDVISQRNTPANDQKTLDQITLAEREYVMIDLDEDDRIEPPACGLSPYMGPEPFEAGTFPRFDDGFGANNTLSDEIPLDPSPGNMLEKPNIETPSDGAQDPPEIMREAPQEEPDHLTDSVFGNDDLMVVDKYSSPFVQNKGISSVILVTKTGEHQLFTGVFYIPVLRNSIICLGQLDESSSCVEIDSGVERGCNRLYILYAAVAQPLCLAACRNDEAWWWHERFGHLQFEALKQLNTKEMVRGMPWVDHVEQLYNTCIMKRRASEPRSGSSSCTAIFLWDGDASYTWRSALLATTH; via the exons AGAGTATAATGTTTCCTGAGGTTCCAATTGCTTTAAGATTATCAGGGCATCTTCTCCTAGGCCTAGTTCGCATTTATTCATGGAAGGTGAACTACCTTTTTCAAGATTGCAATCGAATGATAACTACAATCAGAACTACCTTCGTTGCTGTGGAAATAGACCTTCCAGTTGAGGTGGAGCCTGCACCGTTTGATTCCATCAGATTGCCACTTACATTAAATCTTGACGACTTAAACTTAGATGATGTAATTTCTCAGAGGAA TACACCCGCTAATGATCAGAAGACTCTTGATCAGATTACTTTGGCAG AAAGAGAATATGTGATGATAGATCTCGATGAG GATGATAGAATAGAACCACCAGCTTGTGGTCTATCACCATATATGGGGCCTGAACCATTTGAGGCAGG GACATTCCCTCGGTTCGATGATGGTTTTGGAGCAAATAACACTCTTAGTGATGAGATTCCTCTAGACCCTTCTCCTGGCAACATGCTAGAAAAGCCTAACATTGAAACTCCGTCAGATGGAGCACAAGATCCGCCAGAAATAATGcgagaagctccacaggaggagCCTGACCACTTAACAGATTCAGTTTTTGGTAATGATGACCTCATGGTGGTGGACAAGTATTCTTCACCGTTTGTGCAGAACAAG ggcatcaGCTCCGTCATTCTTGTCACCAAGACTGGCGAGCACCAACTCTTCACCGGTGTCTTCTACATCCCCGTGCTGAGAAATTCAATCATCTGCCTTGGGCAGCTGGATGAGAGTAGCTCGTGTGTGGAGATCGACAGTGGA GTGGAGAGAGGGTGTAATCGCCTCTACATCCTCtacgcggcggtggcgcagccCCTCTGCCTTGCTGCTTGCCGCAACGATGAGGCTTGGTGGTGGCACGAGCGCTTTGGGCACCTCCAGTTTGAGGCCTTGAAGCAGCTCAacaccaaggagatggtgcgggGCATGCCGTGGGTCGACCATGTGGAGCAGCTCTACAACACCTGCATCATGAAGAGGCGAGCTTCCGAGCCAAGGAGcggctcgagctcgtgcacggCGATTTTTCTGTGGGACGGTGACGCCAGCTACACCTGGAGGTCGGCGTTACTTGCTACTACTCATTAA